CCTCAAAATTATAACGCCAGAGCCAACATGATGTGGTCGGCAACACTCGCATTCAACGGATTGACAACGGCAGGCATGGGTCTTGTCAGCTTTCCCGCTCATATGATGGGACACTCACTGAGTGCATTTTACGATATTGCACACGGCGCAGGCCTGAGCATAACACTGCCAGGCTGGATGATCTATGCCATGCCCAAAAACCCATCGAAATTTGCCCGATTGGGAAGAGAGCTTTTTCATATCAAAGAAAAGGACGACCTGAAAGCGGCGGCGGAAGGGATCAATCATTTGAAACGCTGGTTCTCATCAATCGGCAGTCCCGTATCGCTGAAAGAGGCCAATGTATCGGAAGCCGAGATCGGCAGAATTGCGGAAAACGCGTCTGCAACAGCCTTGGTGTGGGGAATGAAAGCGTACACGAGAGAGGTCATTGCGGAAATACTGAGCCTTTGCAAATGATGATGTAAGGCAAACGCGCAAGGTTTCGAAGAAGGAATTGTTCCAGGGTAGAAGGAGGGAATTTTTTATGAAGAGGTACGGAGATTTTATCACATCCGAGGAGGAACTGGCCTTTTTGACGACCATCCGCAATTATGTCGAAAAGGAAGTAATGCCGGTCCGCATGCAATTGGATGATGACTATGCCGTGTTTGATAAGGCCTATGCCGGCCTGGTCAAGCTCGGCATCCAGAAACGGGGTTTCTCGCCGGAATACGGTGGCCTGGGAATTCGTTCGGGGCCTACGGTCTGCGCCATTTCTGAAGAGATATCGAGAGGAGACAGCGGCCTTTCCCTGCACACCCTGATTATCCCATGGTGTCTGGCGGCTGCGATGGGCGCCCGCAACAAGTTCCTGATGGAAAAATTCATTCCCATGTTCTGTGAAGACACGCCGCGTTGCGGCTGTATGGCCATTACCGAGCCGGCGGGAGGCTGCAATATTGAAGATGTAGGCGAACGCGCGCGTACTATTCGAACCACGGCCAAGCTTGAGGGAAATGAATGGGTCATCAATGGTCAAAAGATGTGGCCCAGCGGCGCGAGCATTGCAGATGTCTATTGCGTTGTCTGTACCACCGATCCCGGCCTGAAGGAAGAAGGGGTGGCTCTCATCTATGTCCCGAAGGATACTGCCGGACTTTCCTTCGGCAAACCGGAAGAAAAGATGGGGATGAAGGTAACGGATGTGAATACCGCCATCTACTTCGATAACGTAAGGGTGCCGAAGGAATATCGAGCCGGAGGGCCCGGTGTTGACTGGCAACTATTCAGGGCCAACGTCGGCTGGGGTCGGCTCACGAGCGCTCCCATCTCGCTTGGAAACGCGCAAGCCGTTTTAGAGGCCGTCATAGAGTTCAGCAAAACGAGGGCTTACGGGGGGAAACCCGTCCGGAATCATTCCCTGCAAGCGGCCATGATCGCCGACATGGCCATCGGCATAGAATCGGCCCGCGCCTTTTACCTCACTGTCGCGGCGATGTTCAATAACCGGAAGAGATTTGGAAACCCGGGAGAGGAATACCTCATAGCGCGTGCGAGTGCAGCCAAGGTGCATGCCTGCGACGTCACGGAGATGGTATGTAATAGAGGGATGGAGCTCATGGGCTCCTACGGCTATGCCCGGGAGTACCACGTGGAGAAATACCTGAGGGACAGCAAGATTATCCAGATATGGCTTGGTGGAGGGCAGCTGGCGAGACTTGACGTGGCCCAGAGCTACTATCCTTACATGAGCAGTGGTAAGTAATATAGTAATAAGGAGGGAAAGAAAATGGCACTGAAAACCCCTGAACAATATGAGGAGAGTCTTCGGAAACTCAATCTTAAAGTATATTTGATGGGCGAGTTGGTAAAAACCCCTGTAGATCATCCCATCATCCGGCCGTCGATGAATTCGGTGAAGATGACTTACGCCCTTGCTCAGGACCCTCAACATGAAGATTTGATGACGGCGACATCGCACCTGACGGGACAAAAGATCAACCGGTTCTGCCACATCCACCAGAATACCGACGATTTGATCAAGAAGGTGAAGATGCAGCGGCTGATGGGGCAAAAGACGGGAGCCTGTTTTCAGCGCTGCGTCGGAATGGACGCCATCAATGCCATGGACAGCGTCACCTTCGAAATGGATAAGAAATTTGGCACCGGATATCGAGACCGATTTATCAAGTTTTTGCTCATGATGCAGGAAGAAGACCTGACGGTGGATGGCGCGATGACCGATCCAAAAGGGGACCGGAGTCTCTCACCCGGCAGGCAGGCCGATCCGGACCTTTATACACGCGTGGTGGAAAAGAGAAAGGACGGCATCGTCGTCCGGGGTGCGAAGGCCCACCAGACCGGGGCCGTAAATTCCCACTGGATTCTTGTCATGCCGACGATCACGATGACGGAAGAGGACAGCGACTATGCTCTTTCCTTTGTGGCGCCCGCCGACGCCGCGGGAATCTTCTATATTTACGGACGCCAGTCATGCGACACCCGAAAACTTGAGGGAGGCGAGATCGATGTAGGCAATCCGCAATTTGGCGGTCATGAGGCGCTGATGGTTTTTGATAATCTGTTCGTTCCCTGGGAGAACGTCTTTATGTGTGGCGAGTATGAATTCACCGGCGCTCTTATAGAGCGTTTTGCCGGTTACCACCGCCAGAGCTATGGCGGCTGCAAAGTCGGTGTCGGAGATGTGCTGATCGGCGCGGCGGCTCTGGCTGCCGATTACAACGGCGTTTCCAGGGCATCCCATGTCCGGGACAAGCTGATCGAAATGATTCACCTCAACGAAACATTATATGCCTGCGGTATTGCCTGTTCGTCGCAAGGTCATAAGACCGCATCCGGAAACTATCTCATTGATTTGCTTCTGGCCAACGTATGCAAGCAGAACGTGACTCGCTTTCCGTATGAAATTGCGAGACTGGCAGAGGACATAGCGGGAGGACTCATGGTCACAATGGCATCGGAAAAGGATTTGCGCCACCCTGAGATCGGCAAGGTCGTGGAGAAATATTTGAAAGGAGTGGCGTCTGTGCCGACGGAGCATCGCTGCCGCGTTCTGCGCCTGATTGAAAACATCACACTGGGAACAGCGGCCGTCGGATACCGGACGGAATCCATGCACGGCGCCGGATCGCCGCAGGCGCAGAGGATTATGATTTCACGCCAGGGCAACCTGGAATACAAGAAGGCTCTTGCAAAGGACATTCTCGGAATCAAAGATTAACACTTCCTCTTAAATGGCTTTGATAGGCATCAAATACTGCGGGGGATGTAACCCCCAGATCAATCGTTCCGGATTGATTCAGGAGATTGAAAAGCTGCTTCCGCCGGACTGCAGACTCGTGACGGACCACACAACGAATCGATGGGAAACGGCGATTCTTGTTTGCGGATGTCCAATTGCTTGTGCGGATCGGCCTGCCGTGACGAGCATGGCGCGGCAATGGATTCGCGTGGGGGGAGCGACGGTTGATTTCGAGTCGGTACCGAGGGACAGGATGGCGGATGTTATCGTGAGAAGAATACAGGCGTTGAAGCTGGAGAAGAAAGGAAGGACTCACGTCGCTTAAAGTTTAAGGGGGCAGAATTGAAAGGAAATAAATTAGAGAAGTAGTGTCTGCCACCTTTTAGCATTAGTATAAACAATAATCATTGATTCTCAATGATGCAGCCATGTGTAGATAAATAGGTGTTCTCTATAATTGAAGTTGGCATTAATTTGAGACCATTTGTTCAACAGAATATCGACCCGAATATCTAATCTAAGTTATCAAGCTATAAAGAGGGGGCTGGTAATCTATCCAGCCCCCTTTACCTGTCAGTTCCTATTCTAACCTGAACGATTCTATAGCGGTTTGTGCTAAGGAATCATATTTTTCATTCTCAGCATTTCCTGCGTGACCCCTTACCCAAACCCATTCTACCTCATGGCGCTCCGTCAATTTTACAACCTTTTCCAACGTTCATCATTGCCGAGGTTTATCTGGCGTTTGCGGTGCTGGCGGCGCAAGCTGCCTTCCCATTTCCTCTCTCTGTTTCTCTTCCTGATATTTCACCAGTTTATCTTTACCCATCTCTTCCGGGGATAGCCATTCACATTTCCCTGTATAATGGTTACAGGCAAACCCCGAAAGACTACCACTCGCATGAAAAAATTGGTATCTGTTCACCATTCCATAAACCAAGATAGCTACGGCGAACAACGCAAGAACAGCTACTTTAAAAACTTTGTCTAAATTCATAAAACCCCTTTCTCAGATGTCAAAATGATTTACGGTAAATTTTTCAGATGCCCCTTTATCACTTTTCGGATGTCGTTCCAAATCTTATTTCAATATTTATCCACGTTAAAACCTGTCACCCTTTATTGAACCCTTAATGCTTCTGCGGCAGTTCGTACAAAAGCATCACGCCTTTCGTTCTCGCAGTGACCAGCGTGACTCCTTATCCAAACCCATCCTAACGACAATCAGCGATGATCATTCTCTAATTGGTACAGCTTTATTCCCGAAGTTCCAATCAAGATAAACATCCACCCCTTTTGAGGTCTTAGATTGGGTTGTTCAAGGAAAGGGGCTGTTTGTGAGGCAGTGGATTTGAGTGTCTCCATACTTGTAAAAACGATCTGCTTCTTCCTGAAATCTTGTTTTTTCTATATTTGTCATTGATCCACACTTTCAATCTATAATCATCGGCTTCATACACATAAGATGCCCGAATCAAGATCGCGTAATCATAGCCTCATGATAATTGCCACGCTATTACTGGTAAATACCATATAATTTTTTTGTATTGCAAAATCGAAAATTAAGTTCTA
The genomic region above belongs to Deltaproteobacteria bacterium and contains:
- a CDS encoding acyl-CoA dehydrogenase family protein, which encodes MKRYGDFITSEEELAFLTTIRNYVEKEVMPVRMQLDDDYAVFDKAYAGLVKLGIQKRGFSPEYGGLGIRSGPTVCAISEEISRGDSGLSLHTLIIPWCLAAAMGARNKFLMEKFIPMFCEDTPRCGCMAITEPAGGCNIEDVGERARTIRTTAKLEGNEWVINGQKMWPSGASIADVYCVVCTTDPGLKEEGVALIYVPKDTAGLSFGKPEEKMGMKVTDVNTAIYFDNVRVPKEYRAGGPGVDWQLFRANVGWGRLTSAPISLGNAQAVLEAVIEFSKTRAYGGKPVRNHSLQAAMIADMAIGIESARAFYLTVAAMFNNRKRFGNPGEEYLIARASAAKVHACDVTEMVCNRGMELMGSYGYAREYHVEKYLRDSKIIQIWLGGGQLARLDVAQSYYPYMSSGK
- a CDS encoding 4-hydroxyphenylacetate 3-hydroxylase family protein, with the translated sequence MALKTPEQYEESLRKLNLKVYLMGELVKTPVDHPIIRPSMNSVKMTYALAQDPQHEDLMTATSHLTGQKINRFCHIHQNTDDLIKKVKMQRLMGQKTGACFQRCVGMDAINAMDSVTFEMDKKFGTGYRDRFIKFLLMMQEEDLTVDGAMTDPKGDRSLSPGRQADPDLYTRVVEKRKDGIVVRGAKAHQTGAVNSHWILVMPTITMTEEDSDYALSFVAPADAAGIFYIYGRQSCDTRKLEGGEIDVGNPQFGGHEALMVFDNLFVPWENVFMCGEYEFTGALIERFAGYHRQSYGGCKVGVGDVLIGAAALAADYNGVSRASHVRDKLIEMIHLNETLYACGIACSSQGHKTASGNYLIDLLLANVCKQNVTRFPYEIARLAEDIAGGLMVTMASEKDLRHPEIGKVVEKYLKGVASVPTEHRCRVLRLIENITLGTAAVGYRTESMHGAGSPQAQRIMISRQGNLEYKKALAKDILGIKD